A genomic stretch from Festucalex cinctus isolate MCC-2025b chromosome 13, RoL_Fcin_1.0, whole genome shotgun sequence includes:
- the yif1b gene encoding protein YIF1B isoform X1 gives MDYSATQKGFRQRKLQPNVRNTSMDGSDGSLLFEDTSGCGSQTSQQRNQHSGYEAAGFPGQSMLVDPMSNLAMAYGSSLASQGKEMMDKNLDRFIPISKLKYYFAVDTVYVGKKLGLLVFPYMHENWEVSYQQDTPVAPRFDVNAPDLYIPAMGFITYVLVAGLALGTQDRFTPELLGVQASSALVWLIMEVLAVLLSLYLVTVSTDLTTIDLLAFSGYKYVGMIIGVVAGLMFGRLAYYLSLLWCCAAIFVFMTRTLRLKLLSEVAAEGRLVRGARNQLRMYLTMSIAAAQPIFMYWFTYHLIR, from the exons ATGGATTATTCTGCAACCCAGAAAGGTTTCAGACAGCGTAAGTTAC AGCCTAATGTACGAAATACTTCCATGGATGGTTCAGATGGCAGCCTGTTGTTTGAGGACACAAGTGGCTGTGGTTCACAGACATCCCAGCAAAG GAACCAACATAGTGGATATGAGGCAGCAGGTTTTCCGGGCCAGTCCATGCTGGTAGACCCCATGTCAAACCTCGCCATGGCTTATGGCAGCTCCCTGGCATCTCAAGGCAAAGAAATGATGGACAAGAAT cTGGACAGATTCATCCCCATTTCCAAGCTGAAGTACTACTTTGCCGTGGACACGGTGTACGTGGGAAAGAAGCTGGGTCTTCTCGTTTTCCCCTACATGCATGAG aactgggaggtgagCTACCAGCAGGACACTCCGGTGGCACCACGCTTTGATGTGAACGCTCCCGACCTCTACATCCCCGCCATGGGCTTCATCACGTACGTGCTGGTGGCTGGGCTGGCCCTGGGCACACAAGACAG gtTTACTCCCGAGCTGCTCGGAGTTCAGGCAAGCTCGGCGCTGGTGTGGCTCATAATGGAAGTCTTGGCGGTGCTCCTGTCACTCTACCTCGTGACCGTTAGCACCGACCTCACAACCATTGACCTGCTCGCCTTCTCTGGTTACAAATATGTCGG GATGATCATTGGTGTCGTCGCAGGACTGATGTTTGGGAGGCTGGCCTACTATCTCTCTTTACTGTGGTGCTGTgctgccatttttgtttttatg ACCCGCACGCTGCGCCTGAAGCTTCTTTCCGAAGTGGCGGCGGAGGGAAGGCTCGTGAGAGGAGCCAGAAACCAGCTGAGGATGTACCTCACTATGTCGATAGCGGCGGCCCAgcccattttcatgtactgGTTCACCTATCACCTGATCAGATAA
- the yif1b gene encoding protein YIF1B isoform X2 — MDYSATQKGFRQQPNVRNTSMDGSDGSLLFEDTSGCGSQTSQQRNQHSGYEAAGFPGQSMLVDPMSNLAMAYGSSLASQGKEMMDKNLDRFIPISKLKYYFAVDTVYVGKKLGLLVFPYMHENWEVSYQQDTPVAPRFDVNAPDLYIPAMGFITYVLVAGLALGTQDRFTPELLGVQASSALVWLIMEVLAVLLSLYLVTVSTDLTTIDLLAFSGYKYVGMIIGVVAGLMFGRLAYYLSLLWCCAAIFVFMTRTLRLKLLSEVAAEGRLVRGARNQLRMYLTMSIAAAQPIFMYWFTYHLIR; from the exons ATGGATTATTCTGCAACCCAGAAAGGTTTCAGACAGC AGCCTAATGTACGAAATACTTCCATGGATGGTTCAGATGGCAGCCTGTTGTTTGAGGACACAAGTGGCTGTGGTTCACAGACATCCCAGCAAAG GAACCAACATAGTGGATATGAGGCAGCAGGTTTTCCGGGCCAGTCCATGCTGGTAGACCCCATGTCAAACCTCGCCATGGCTTATGGCAGCTCCCTGGCATCTCAAGGCAAAGAAATGATGGACAAGAAT cTGGACAGATTCATCCCCATTTCCAAGCTGAAGTACTACTTTGCCGTGGACACGGTGTACGTGGGAAAGAAGCTGGGTCTTCTCGTTTTCCCCTACATGCATGAG aactgggaggtgagCTACCAGCAGGACACTCCGGTGGCACCACGCTTTGATGTGAACGCTCCCGACCTCTACATCCCCGCCATGGGCTTCATCACGTACGTGCTGGTGGCTGGGCTGGCCCTGGGCACACAAGACAG gtTTACTCCCGAGCTGCTCGGAGTTCAGGCAAGCTCGGCGCTGGTGTGGCTCATAATGGAAGTCTTGGCGGTGCTCCTGTCACTCTACCTCGTGACCGTTAGCACCGACCTCACAACCATTGACCTGCTCGCCTTCTCTGGTTACAAATATGTCGG GATGATCATTGGTGTCGTCGCAGGACTGATGTTTGGGAGGCTGGCCTACTATCTCTCTTTACTGTGGTGCTGTgctgccatttttgtttttatg ACCCGCACGCTGCGCCTGAAGCTTCTTTCCGAAGTGGCGGCGGAGGGAAGGCTCGTGAGAGGAGCCAGAAACCAGCTGAGGATGTACCTCACTATGTCGATAGCGGCGGCCCAgcccattttcatgtactgGTTCACCTATCACCTGATCAGATAA
- the LOC144032853 gene encoding E3 ISG15--protein ligase HERC5-like isoform X2: MDNSGYHLLFYLMLRDRGGDVFSWGLNSHGQLGLGKQISLQYTPKLVHTLTGIPVTQISAGAAHVLFLTLSGLVYCCGANGHGQLGLNRIDSNGRFNVCVVPAIRRLSVSFITCGEAHTAVLTKDGKVYTFGEGAHGQLGHGSSANELMPKLVDGIDGGASQVACGRRHTLVLGSSGHIWAFGSGVKGQIGTGKPEGSLTPTLVQLPWNSDSAAVAPTDLKIAAGWNSNFAFTSSQSGKQRQITGRLDEEKVQKWLALKKGNPEAEREIFEVFFTNSSIVASFTKNIGLSLKADALNVDLEAARQTFSKLLAVPWIQKKMNLAALINMLTCLRNSLKSPEIIAVLLSCPLLQDASAVLSYVLPLAMVIDEMSEKTQTTLRGWWSSMTADMLLQHILVFKNALDFAVKNGLLLTHIPGMKAVLEVLKLLYKANKRGKSYKVPLSTFYVEDFEMRLLEDVHLWHAFSKHEDDASTPAILCRYPFVLNLFCKVAAFDIIASITKSAHLDRGGPRAPHFHSTAPVLQLSLRPSHLLEDTFRQLGAADHSAFKKELLVQFVDDGKVLHVNKRDLFLHVFDELMAPQSNLFMYNERKTLAWFPPKPKVGENTYFLFGVLCGLALHNNNMVHMPFPLVLFRKLIGVKPSLDDMKEFEPTVGEGLRCILEDYSADVLKDMETTFTVTWGGDKVELDPEDTDKIVTSSNKKEFVTAFVNYAFNKSVEGVFEAFKRGFFKVCEADVVAFFQPEELQAMMVGNENYDWDAFKQNTVYEGEYHAAHPNIVVFWEVFDKLTEEEKKKFLSFLTGCDRVPFSGMSSIQMKVAILPGSLDLHFPEALTCHYLLLLPIYLPYPVGRQMYNRLLYAINHSRGFTKKYKTEG, from the exons ATGGACAACTCGGGTTACCAcctgttgttttatttgatgctCAGAGACCGAG GAGGCGACGTCTTCTCGTGGGGTTTAAACAGTCACGGCCAACTGGGTTTGGGGAAACAGATTTCTCTGCAGTACACACCCAAGCTGGTGCACACACTCACTGGCATACCGGTAACCCAGATCTCAGCCGGAGCGGCTCATGTGCTGTTCCTCACCTTGTCGGGCCTGGTGTACTGCTGTGGGGCCAATGGACATGGTCAGCTGGGCCTTAACAGGATTGATAGCAATG GCAGATTCAACGTCTGTGTTGTTCCTGCTATTAGACGTCTGAGTGTGTCCTTCATCACTTGTGGAGAGGCTCACACTGCCGTCTTAACAAAG GACGGCAAAGTTTATACATTTGGAGAGGGAGCACACGGTCAACTGGGTCATGGCTCTTCTGCTAATGAGCTGATGCCCAAACTGGTGGATGGGATTGATGGAGGGGCCTCACAGGTGGCATGTGGCAG ACGTCACACTCTCGTTTTGGGATCCTCTGGACACATTTGGGCTTTTGGCAGTGGGGTGAAAGGTCAGATTGGGACTGGAAAACCAGAGGGCAGTCTGACTCCCACGCTAGTGCAACTACCATGGAACTCTGACAGTGCAGCAGTCGCACCCACAG ATTTGAAAATAGCAGCCGGGTGGAACTCAAACTTTGCTTTCACTTCATCACAG agTGGAAAACAACGTCAGATTACCGGAAGGCTTGATGaggaaaaagtacaaaaatggctggcattaaaaaagggaaatccAGAGGCTGAAAG AGAAATCTTTGAGGTGTTTTTCACCAATTCTAGCATTGTCGCAAGTTTCACAAAAAACAT TGGGCTTTCACTAAAAGCAGATGCCTTGAATGTGGACCTTGAGGCTGCCAGGCAAACTTTCTCTAAGCTGCTGGCAGTGCCATGGATTCAAAAAAAG ATGAATCTGGCAGCACTGATAAACATGCTGACGTGTTTGCGAAACTCCCTCAAATCTCCCGAGATCATCGCGGTCCTGCTCTCGTGTCCTCTCCTGCAAGATGCTTCAGCAGTTCTGTCCTACGTCTTGCCTTTGGCGATGGTTATTGACGAGATGAGCGAGAAGACTCAGACAACGCTAA gaggCTGGTGGTCCTCCATGACAGCCGACATGCTGTTGCAACACATCCTGGTGTTCAAAAATGCTCTGGACTTTGCAGTCAAAAATGGCCTCTTGTTAACTCACATTCCAGGCATGAAAGCCGTACTGGAAGTCCTCAAGCTCCTCTACAAA GCAAACAAAAGAGGGAAGTCCTACAAAGTCCCGCTGAGCACCTTTTATGTTGAGGACTTTGAAATGAGGCTCCTGGAGGACGTCCATCTTTGGCATGCATTTTCAAAACATGAG GACGATGCCAGCACACCTGCCATCTTATGCCGGTATCCCTTTGTGCTTAATTTGTTCTGCAAGGTGGCAGCTTTTGATATCATTGCATCTATAACAAAG TCAGCTCACCTTGATCGTGGTGGTCCGAGGGCCCCGCATTTCCACTCAACAGCGCCAGTCCTTCAACTATCACTGAGACCAAGTCACCTGCTCGAGGACACCTTCAGACAACTCGGTGCAGCAGACCACAGCGCCTTCAAAAAAGAACTTCTG GTGCAGTTTGTGGATGATGGCAAAGTGCTGCATGTCAACAAGAGGGACCTCTTCCTCCATGTCTTTGACGAGCTGATGGCGCCACAATCCAACTTGTTCATGTACAACGAGAGGAAGACGCTGGCCTGGTTCCCCCCCAAG CCCAAAGTAGGAGAGAACACGTACTTCCTGTTTGGGGTTCTATGTGGCCTGGCtctgcacaacaacaacatggtcCATATGCCCTTCCCGCTCGTTCTCTTCAGGAAGCTAATCGGCGTCAAGCCCTCATTGGACGACATGAAGGAATTTGAACCAACGGTTGGAGA GGGATTGCGATGCATCTTAGAGGACTACAGCGCGGATGTCCTCAAAGACATGGAGACTACTTTTACC GTGACTTGGGGCGGTGATAAAGTTGAGCTTGATCCAGAAGACACTGATAAAATTGTCACAAGTTCCAACAA GAAAGAGTTTGTGACTGCCTTTGTCAACTACGCCTTCAACAAATCAGTGGAGGGTGTCTTTGAGGCGTTCAAGAGAGGTTTCTTCAAGGTGTGCGAGGCGGACGTGGTGGCCTTCTTCCAGCCGGAGGAGCTGCAAGCGATGATGGTGGGAAATGAAAACTATGACTGGGATGCATTCAAGCAG AACACCGTTTATGAGGGCGAGTATCATGCTGCCCATCCAAATATTGTCGTCTTCTGGGAGGTGTTTGACAAACTGACtgaggaagaaaagaagaaattcCTTT CTTTTCTTACAGGCTGCGACAGGGTGCCTTTCTCAGGCATGTCCAGCATCCAGATGAAAGTCGCCATCTTGCCCGGCTCTTTGGATCTCCATTTCCCAGAGGCCCTCACCTGCCACTACCTTCTGTTACTACCCATCTATCTGCCGTACCCGGTCGGAAGGCAAATGTACAACAGGCTCCTTTATGCCATCAATCATAGTCGTGGCTTtaccaaaaaatataaaacagaaGGCTAA
- the LOC144032853 gene encoding E3 ISG15--protein ligase HERC5-like isoform X1, with protein MSDVLFWGDSTCGQFGPQASSSPVSWAFPRVVTNICCGDQHILFLLEDGVVSSYGSNSKRQLGRKVFPGEKTSGRVEGLPEVLSVACGQNHSLVLCASGRVYSWGAAEDGQLGLPPVVLFDAQRPSLGCSPVPLPVQIPVVQVACGNSYSMALTKGGDVFSWGLNSHGQLGLGKQISLQYTPKLVHTLTGIPVTQISAGAAHVLFLTLSGLVYCCGANGHGQLGLNRIDSNGRFNVCVVPAIRRLSVSFITCGEAHTAVLTKDGKVYTFGEGAHGQLGHGSSANELMPKLVDGIDGGASQVACGRRHTLVLGSSGHIWAFGSGVKGQIGTGKPEGSLTPTLVQLPWNSDSAAVAPTDLKIAAGWNSNFAFTSSQSGKQRQITGRLDEEKVQKWLALKKGNPEAEREIFEVFFTNSSIVASFTKNIGLSLKADALNVDLEAARQTFSKLLAVPWIQKKMNLAALINMLTCLRNSLKSPEIIAVLLSCPLLQDASAVLSYVLPLAMVIDEMSEKTQTTLRGWWSSMTADMLLQHILVFKNALDFAVKNGLLLTHIPGMKAVLEVLKLLYKANKRGKSYKVPLSTFYVEDFEMRLLEDVHLWHAFSKHEDDASTPAILCRYPFVLNLFCKVAAFDIIASITKSAHLDRGGPRAPHFHSTAPVLQLSLRPSHLLEDTFRQLGAADHSAFKKELLVQFVDDGKVLHVNKRDLFLHVFDELMAPQSNLFMYNERKTLAWFPPKPKVGENTYFLFGVLCGLALHNNNMVHMPFPLVLFRKLIGVKPSLDDMKEFEPTVGEGLRCILEDYSADVLKDMETTFTVTWGGDKVELDPEDTDKIVTSSNKKEFVTAFVNYAFNKSVEGVFEAFKRGFFKVCEADVVAFFQPEELQAMMVGNENYDWDAFKQNTVYEGEYHAAHPNIVVFWEVFDKLTEEEKKKFLSFLTGCDRVPFSGMSSIQMKVAILPGSLDLHFPEALTCHYLLLLPIYLPYPVGRQMYNRLLYAINHSRGFTKKYKTEG; from the exons ATGTCGGACGTCTTGTTCTGGGGGGACAGCACCTGTGGACAATTTGGTCCACAGGCATCATCGAGTCCCGTGTCGTGGGCCTTCCCTCGTGTCGTAACTAACATTTGCTGTGGGGACCAGCATATTTTATTCCTGCTGGAGGATGGAGTTGTTTCTTCCTACGGAAGCAACTCCAAAAGACAGCTTGGACGAAAGGTTTTTCCAGGTGAAAAGACCTCAG GCCGTGTGGAGGGTCTACCTGAGGTGTTGAGCGTGGCTTGTGGTCAGAACCATTCTCTGGTTCTCTGTGCATCTGGAAGAGTGTATTCCTGGGGAGCAGCAGAGGATGGACAACTCGGGTTACCAcctgttgttttatttgatgctCAGAGACCGAG CCTTGGATGCAGTCCAGTGCCTTTACCAGTGCAAATACCAGTGGTTCAGGTTGCTTGTGGAAACTCTTACTCCATGGCACTGACCAAAG GAGGCGACGTCTTCTCGTGGGGTTTAAACAGTCACGGCCAACTGGGTTTGGGGAAACAGATTTCTCTGCAGTACACACCCAAGCTGGTGCACACACTCACTGGCATACCGGTAACCCAGATCTCAGCCGGAGCGGCTCATGTGCTGTTCCTCACCTTGTCGGGCCTGGTGTACTGCTGTGGGGCCAATGGACATGGTCAGCTGGGCCTTAACAGGATTGATAGCAATG GCAGATTCAACGTCTGTGTTGTTCCTGCTATTAGACGTCTGAGTGTGTCCTTCATCACTTGTGGAGAGGCTCACACTGCCGTCTTAACAAAG GACGGCAAAGTTTATACATTTGGAGAGGGAGCACACGGTCAACTGGGTCATGGCTCTTCTGCTAATGAGCTGATGCCCAAACTGGTGGATGGGATTGATGGAGGGGCCTCACAGGTGGCATGTGGCAG ACGTCACACTCTCGTTTTGGGATCCTCTGGACACATTTGGGCTTTTGGCAGTGGGGTGAAAGGTCAGATTGGGACTGGAAAACCAGAGGGCAGTCTGACTCCCACGCTAGTGCAACTACCATGGAACTCTGACAGTGCAGCAGTCGCACCCACAG ATTTGAAAATAGCAGCCGGGTGGAACTCAAACTTTGCTTTCACTTCATCACAG agTGGAAAACAACGTCAGATTACCGGAAGGCTTGATGaggaaaaagtacaaaaatggctggcattaaaaaagggaaatccAGAGGCTGAAAG AGAAATCTTTGAGGTGTTTTTCACCAATTCTAGCATTGTCGCAAGTTTCACAAAAAACAT TGGGCTTTCACTAAAAGCAGATGCCTTGAATGTGGACCTTGAGGCTGCCAGGCAAACTTTCTCTAAGCTGCTGGCAGTGCCATGGATTCAAAAAAAG ATGAATCTGGCAGCACTGATAAACATGCTGACGTGTTTGCGAAACTCCCTCAAATCTCCCGAGATCATCGCGGTCCTGCTCTCGTGTCCTCTCCTGCAAGATGCTTCAGCAGTTCTGTCCTACGTCTTGCCTTTGGCGATGGTTATTGACGAGATGAGCGAGAAGACTCAGACAACGCTAA gaggCTGGTGGTCCTCCATGACAGCCGACATGCTGTTGCAACACATCCTGGTGTTCAAAAATGCTCTGGACTTTGCAGTCAAAAATGGCCTCTTGTTAACTCACATTCCAGGCATGAAAGCCGTACTGGAAGTCCTCAAGCTCCTCTACAAA GCAAACAAAAGAGGGAAGTCCTACAAAGTCCCGCTGAGCACCTTTTATGTTGAGGACTTTGAAATGAGGCTCCTGGAGGACGTCCATCTTTGGCATGCATTTTCAAAACATGAG GACGATGCCAGCACACCTGCCATCTTATGCCGGTATCCCTTTGTGCTTAATTTGTTCTGCAAGGTGGCAGCTTTTGATATCATTGCATCTATAACAAAG TCAGCTCACCTTGATCGTGGTGGTCCGAGGGCCCCGCATTTCCACTCAACAGCGCCAGTCCTTCAACTATCACTGAGACCAAGTCACCTGCTCGAGGACACCTTCAGACAACTCGGTGCAGCAGACCACAGCGCCTTCAAAAAAGAACTTCTG GTGCAGTTTGTGGATGATGGCAAAGTGCTGCATGTCAACAAGAGGGACCTCTTCCTCCATGTCTTTGACGAGCTGATGGCGCCACAATCCAACTTGTTCATGTACAACGAGAGGAAGACGCTGGCCTGGTTCCCCCCCAAG CCCAAAGTAGGAGAGAACACGTACTTCCTGTTTGGGGTTCTATGTGGCCTGGCtctgcacaacaacaacatggtcCATATGCCCTTCCCGCTCGTTCTCTTCAGGAAGCTAATCGGCGTCAAGCCCTCATTGGACGACATGAAGGAATTTGAACCAACGGTTGGAGA GGGATTGCGATGCATCTTAGAGGACTACAGCGCGGATGTCCTCAAAGACATGGAGACTACTTTTACC GTGACTTGGGGCGGTGATAAAGTTGAGCTTGATCCAGAAGACACTGATAAAATTGTCACAAGTTCCAACAA GAAAGAGTTTGTGACTGCCTTTGTCAACTACGCCTTCAACAAATCAGTGGAGGGTGTCTTTGAGGCGTTCAAGAGAGGTTTCTTCAAGGTGTGCGAGGCGGACGTGGTGGCCTTCTTCCAGCCGGAGGAGCTGCAAGCGATGATGGTGGGAAATGAAAACTATGACTGGGATGCATTCAAGCAG AACACCGTTTATGAGGGCGAGTATCATGCTGCCCATCCAAATATTGTCGTCTTCTGGGAGGTGTTTGACAAACTGACtgaggaagaaaagaagaaattcCTTT CTTTTCTTACAGGCTGCGACAGGGTGCCTTTCTCAGGCATGTCCAGCATCCAGATGAAAGTCGCCATCTTGCCCGGCTCTTTGGATCTCCATTTCCCAGAGGCCCTCACCTGCCACTACCTTCTGTTACTACCCATCTATCTGCCGTACCCGGTCGGAAGGCAAATGTACAACAGGCTCCTTTATGCCATCAATCATAGTCGTGGCTTtaccaaaaaatataaaacagaaGGCTAA